Below is a window of Pseudobdellovibrionaceae bacterium DNA.
CCCCAAACGGCGTGAGAGGCCTTTTGTACTAAGGGAGAAAAAGGGTCAACAGAAAATAAAGAGATGCCCAAACGTCGTTCAGACGCTGGGCTAAGTTATTGAAATGAGGTGGGCAAATTAAGCCGAGGCGCGGAAGGCCGAAGGGGTCAAACGCTCCAACCAGCGGCGTTCGAAGTGCAAATCGAAGCCCGCGAGCTCTCCGCCCTTCAAAATCGCGTGGTACACGCGCTTCAGAATCTCCAACTCGTGCTCCACGAGGGAATCACTCGAGAGAGTTTCTTCGATCGCCTCGAGAACCGAGACGAGATCGGGAGTGGTGACGACCTTCGGAAGCTTCGTCATATCAAGACCCATCACTTGTTCGGGTTTGAAGCCGACAAGATTTTCCGTCAGCAAAACTTTGAGACCCGATTTGAAATTCACCTGAATGAAGACCTTGCCGTCGGTGTCGAAGCGATGAACGACCTCGGAGAGATCTTGCGGATTGAAGCGGAAACACTTTCCGTCGACCGACTGAGTGACTTGCATACGTCCACCATCGGCTTCGATGAAGCTCAGGCCCTGGGCCTGCCCCACGAACGCGGAGACTTCATGAAGAAGCTGGGCGGTATTCACTGTGCTATCCGAGTCGCTCAAACGGAGCCTCCTGTTAACTCACTCATAGCTTCTATCGACGAACGCGATATTGAACTGAAGGAAATCCTGATGAATTTTCTCGGACATTCGCGAGCATACCAGGGTGATACGGGAACCCGGGATTTGTGCCCTCCCGCGCGGGTTTTCAGAGGGGAATCCTCATTCTGAAACAGGCCCTGAGTCCTGCAGGAAAGAATTCCCACGGCACAAGGGCTGTGCTAGAACCGAGTCTCGACAGCAAGGAAATACGATCATGTTGATTACCCGTTGGCAGGCCCCGAACAAACTTTCGCGTGAACAAGCCCAGATGATTCTGGAGGCGGAAGGACTTGAGTCCTTCGAAGAAACCCTCGCCCCGCAAAAGAAGGTGAGCGAGCACCGTCACCCCTTCACCGAGGTCCGCATCATTCTGCAGGGCGAGCTGCTTTACAACATCGCCGGTAATCAAGTGCTTCTACGCGAAGGCGACCGCATCGAGATTCCCGCGAACACCCGCCACTCGCATCTGTGCCAGAGCGGCGAGACCTGCTTTTCGGTCT
It encodes the following:
- a CDS encoding cupin domain-containing protein, with translation MLITRWQAPNKLSREQAQMILEAEGLESFEETLAPQKKVSEHRHPFTEVRIILQGELLYNIAGNQVLLREGDRIEIPANTRHSHLCQSGETCFSVYAQKIV